In the genome of Burkholderiales bacterium, one region contains:
- the fliP gene encoding flagellar type III secretion system pore protein FliP (The bacterial flagellar biogenesis protein FliP forms a type III secretion system (T3SS)-type pore required for flagellar assembly.) has protein sequence MRCLKVLLVLVVPFLFVAGEAFAQAGLPAFTSTPAPGGGQTYTLSVQTLILIASLTFLPSLLLMTTSFLRIVIVLSLLRQAIGTVQTPPNQVIVGIALFLTFFIMAPVFERIYVDAYQPFAENRLSFEEAVQKGAEPLKRFMLAQVRQEDLALFAKLAKVGPMPGPEAVPMKILIPAYVTSELKTAFQIGFLVFIPFLIIDMVVASVLMSMGMMMLSPVLISLPFKLMLFVLVDGWGLLLASLVRSFNP, from the coding sequence ATGCGTTGCCTGAAAGTCCTGCTCGTCTTGGTTGTCCCCTTTCTGTTTGTGGCGGGGGAGGCTTTTGCCCAGGCGGGTCTACCCGCCTTCACCAGCACGCCCGCGCCCGGCGGCGGCCAGACCTACACCCTCAGCGTGCAGACGCTGATCCTCATCGCCTCGCTCACGTTCCTGCCCAGTCTCTTGTTGATGACGACCTCTTTTCTGCGCATCGTCATCGTGCTGTCTTTGCTGCGGCAGGCGATCGGCACCGTGCAGACGCCGCCCAACCAGGTCATCGTCGGCATTGCCCTCTTTCTCACTTTCTTCATCATGGCGCCGGTTTTCGAGCGGATTTATGTGGATGCCTACCAACCCTTCGCCGAAAACCGCCTCTCCTTCGAAGAAGCGGTGCAAAAGGGCGCCGAGCCCCTGAAGCGCTTCATGCTTGCCCAGGTGCGGCAGGAGGATCTCGCCCTCTTCGCCAAGTTGGCCAAGGTGGGACCCATGCCGGGACCGGAGGCGGTGCCGATGAAAATCCTCATTCCCGCTTACGTCACCAGTGAGCTCAAGACTGCGTTCCAGATCGGTTTTCTGGTGTTCATTCCTTTCCTCATCATCGACATGGTGGTGGCCAGTGTGCTCATGTCCATGGGCATGATGATGCTGTCGCCGGTGCTCATTTCCCTGCCCTTCAAGCTCATGCTGTTCGTGCTGGTGGATGGCTGGGGCTTGCTGCTGGCTTCGCTGGTACGGAGTTTCAACCCATGA
- the fliG gene encoding flagellar motor switch protein FliG has translation MNEEGIQKSAILLLALGEEEAAEVFKYLGPKEVQKLGAAMASLSTVNREKVEQVLAEFRAKAEGQTALGADAAAYIKNVLTKALGSDRAASLIDRILHGGDTSGIESLKWMDSASVAELIKNEHPQIIATILVHLERDQAAEILGHFTERLRNDVILRIATLDGIQPTALRDLNEVLTRLITSPNNIKKSSLGGSRTAAEILNFMPGAAETSVLAAVRDFDPELAQKIQDEMFTFENILDLDDRAVQLLLREVQSESLIVALKGASPELREKIFKNMSQRAAEMLRDDLEAKGPVRVSEVEAEQKEILKIVRRLADEGQIVLGGKGEEAFL, from the coding sequence GTGAACGAGGAGGGCATCCAGAAGAGCGCCATTCTGCTGCTCGCCCTCGGCGAAGAGGAGGCGGCCGAGGTGTTCAAATACCTCGGCCCCAAGGAAGTGCAGAAGCTGGGGGCGGCGATGGCCAGCCTTTCCACTGTCAACCGGGAGAAGGTGGAACAGGTGCTGGCGGAGTTCCGCGCCAAGGCGGAGGGGCAGACGGCCCTGGGCGCGGATGCCGCCGCCTACATCAAGAACGTCCTCACCAAGGCCTTGGGCTCCGACCGTGCGGCAAGCCTCATCGACCGCATCCTCCACGGCGGGGACACCAGCGGCATCGAAAGTCTCAAATGGATGGATTCCGCCTCGGTGGCGGAGTTGATCAAGAACGAACACCCGCAGATCATCGCCACCATCCTGGTGCATCTGGAGCGGGACCAGGCGGCGGAAATCCTCGGTCATTTCACCGAGCGCCTGCGCAACGACGTCATTCTGCGCATCGCCACGCTGGACGGCATCCAGCCCACCGCCCTGCGCGATCTCAACGAGGTGCTCACCCGGCTCATCACCTCGCCCAACAACATCAAGAAAAGCAGCCTGGGTGGCTCCCGCACGGCGGCGGAAATCCTCAACTTCATGCCGGGCGCGGCGGAGACCTCGGTGCTGGCCGCGGTGCGCGATTTCGATCCCGAGCTTGCCCAGAAAATCCAGGACGAGATGTTCACCTTCGAGAACATCCTCGATCTCGACGACCGGGCCGTGCAGCTCCTGCTGCGGGAAGTGCAGTCGGAGAGCCTCATCGTCGCCCTCAAGGGGGCAAGCCCCGAGCTGCGGGAGAAAATCTTCAAGAATATGTCCCAGCGGGCGGCGGAAATGCTGCGGGACGACCTGGAAGCCAAAGGGCCGGTACGGGTTTCCGAAGTGGAGGCGGAACAGAAGGAAATCCTCAAGATCGTGCGCCGGCTGGCCGACGAAGGGCAGATCGTCCTCGGCGGCAAGGGCGAGGAAGCCTTCCTCTGA
- the fliI gene encoding flagellar protein export ATPase FliI, translated as MQTGTTEEKDLLEHSRTFLRDCREVVAAVRPWAMSGRLTRVAGLVMEAVGLKLAVGASCVVELPNGLSVDAEVVGFAGDRLFLMPSTDVYGLVPGARVIPVEGHVLARPRPGSPLIRRRRAEDRARQVMVGPELLGRVVDGAGRPLDGLGPVETAYRAPLQSRPFNPLARAPIREVLDTGVRAINALLTVGRGQRMGLFAGSGVGKSVLLGMMARYTSADVIVVGLIGERGREVKEFIENILGYEGRSRAVVVAAPADTPPLLRLHGAAYATAIAEYFRDQGKHVLLIMDSLTRFAMAQREIALAIGEPPATKGYPPSVFAKLPQLVERAGNGREGGGSITAFYTVLTEGDDLQDPIADAARAILDGHVVLSRSLADQGHYPAIDIEASISRAMTEIVSPEQLALVRRFKNLYSRYQRSRDLISVGAYVRGSDPLLDEAIAMYPKLEKFLVQDMRERASYGDSVLELERLLGT; from the coding sequence ATGCAGACTGGCACGACTGAAGAGAAAGATCTGCTTGAGCATTCGCGCACCTTCCTGCGCGACTGCCGCGAGGTGGTGGCTGCGGTGCGCCCTTGGGCGATGAGTGGCCGCCTCACCCGCGTGGCGGGGCTGGTGATGGAGGCGGTGGGCTTGAAGCTCGCCGTGGGCGCAAGCTGTGTGGTGGAGTTGCCCAACGGCCTCAGCGTGGACGCCGAGGTGGTGGGTTTCGCCGGCGACCGCTTGTTTCTCATGCCTTCCACCGATGTCTACGGGCTGGTGCCGGGGGCGCGGGTGATCCCCGTCGAAGGCCATGTCCTGGCGCGGCCACGGCCGGGCAGTCCCCTCATCCGGCGCCGGCGGGCGGAGGATCGGGCGCGCCAGGTCATGGTGGGGCCGGAGCTCCTCGGACGGGTGGTGGACGGCGCCGGCCGTCCCCTCGATGGACTGGGACCGGTGGAAACCGCCTACCGGGCTCCCCTGCAAAGCCGCCCCTTCAATCCCCTGGCGCGGGCCCCGATCCGGGAGGTGCTGGATACCGGCGTGCGCGCCATCAACGCTCTGCTCACCGTCGGCCGCGGCCAGCGGATGGGGCTGTTTGCCGGCAGCGGGGTGGGCAAAAGCGTGCTTCTCGGCATGATGGCCCGCTATACCAGCGCCGATGTGATCGTTGTCGGCCTCATCGGCGAGCGCGGCCGCGAAGTGAAGGAATTCATCGAAAACATCCTCGGCTACGAGGGCCGCAGCCGCGCCGTGGTGGTGGCTGCGCCTGCCGACACCCCGCCCCTGTTGCGGCTGCACGGCGCTGCCTACGCCACCGCCATTGCCGAATATTTCCGCGATCAGGGCAAACACGTCCTCCTCATCATGGACTCCCTCACCCGCTTTGCCATGGCGCAGCGGGAGATTGCGCTCGCCATCGGCGAGCCGCCGGCCACCAAGGGTTATCCCCCCTCGGTGTTCGCCAAGCTGCCCCAGCTCGTGGAGCGGGCCGGCAACGGCCGCGAAGGAGGCGGCTCCATCACCGCGTTCTATACGGTGCTCACGGAGGGCGACGATCTGCAGGACCCCATTGCCGATGCGGCGCGCGCCATCCTGGACGGGCATGTGGTGCTCTCCCGCAGCCTCGCCGACCAGGGGCATTACCCGGCCATCGATATCGAGGCCTCCATCAGCCGCGCCATGACGGAAATCGTCTCCCCCGAGCAGCTCGCCCTGGTGCGCCGCTTCAAGAACCTCTATTCCCGTTACCAGCGCAGCCGCGATCTCATCAGCGTCGGGGCCTATGTGCGGGGAAGCGACCCCCTCCTCGACGAGGCCATTGCCATGTATCCCAAGCTCGAAAAATTCCTCGTCCAGGACATGCGGGAGCGCGCCAGTTACGGCGACAGCGTGCTGGAGCTGGAACGTCTCCTGGGTACGTGA
- the fliF gene encoding flagellar M-ring protein FliF, which produces MALATQPSLLTQLSGFRELSNSQKLGLILGVAAIIALLVAGWLWYRTPTYQVLFSNLSEKDGGAVIAALQQMNVPYKTEGTSTILVPMDQVYETRLKLASQGLPKGSVVGFELMEGQKLGVSQFVEQVNYQRALEGELTRSIQSLAAVQGARVHLAIPRPSVFLRDQQKPSASVLLHLGGGRRLDPAQVSGIVHLVASSVPELTPENVTVIDQNGNLLTGPETALRKAGLDASQIEYLRQVEETYARRIEAILAPIVGPENVRAQVTAELDFSQTEQTAETYKPNPTPQEAAVRSLQSRESVGAATGPAGVPGALSNQPPGAASAPITGPAAAAGQAPGATVPTQKEQTVNYEVDRTIRHTKLPAGSVKRLSAAVVVNYRKTTTRDGKVSVTPMSAAELTQINNLVKEAMGFNAQRGDSVNVVNAAFNLPVPEKVETPFYQNPWVQSAGLGLLKFLAIATIIWVVVFVVLRPILRELARVPAPVLPQEAPAAGAAPEAAGTYEQNLAAARELARQNPSVVANVVREWVGKEGS; this is translated from the coding sequence ATGGCATTGGCGACCCAACCCTCCCTGCTCACACAACTTTCGGGTTTCCGCGAGCTTTCCAACAGCCAGAAGCTGGGCCTGATCCTCGGCGTGGCGGCGATCATCGCCCTCTTGGTGGCCGGCTGGCTGTGGTATCGCACGCCCACCTACCAGGTGTTGTTCTCCAACCTCTCCGAAAAGGACGGGGGGGCTGTCATCGCTGCCTTGCAGCAGATGAACGTGCCCTACAAGACCGAAGGCACGAGCACCATTCTCGTGCCCATGGACCAGGTCTATGAAACGCGCCTGAAACTCGCGTCCCAGGGCCTGCCCAAGGGCAGTGTGGTGGGTTTCGAGCTCATGGAGGGACAGAAGCTGGGGGTAAGCCAGTTCGTCGAACAGGTGAATTACCAGCGGGCGCTGGAAGGGGAGCTCACCCGTTCCATCCAGTCCCTGGCGGCGGTGCAGGGGGCGCGGGTGCATCTGGCCATTCCCCGCCCTTCGGTTTTCCTCCGTGACCAGCAGAAACCCTCCGCCTCCGTGCTCCTTCACCTGGGCGGCGGACGGCGCCTCGATCCTGCCCAGGTGAGCGGCATCGTGCACCTCGTGGCCTCCAGCGTTCCGGAGCTCACCCCGGAAAACGTCACCGTCATCGACCAGAACGGCAACCTGCTCACCGGTCCGGAGACCGCCCTGCGCAAGGCGGGTCTGGATGCAAGCCAGATCGAATACCTGCGCCAGGTAGAGGAGACCTACGCGAGACGCATCGAAGCCATCCTCGCGCCCATCGTCGGGCCGGAGAACGTGCGCGCCCAGGTCACCGCCGAGCTGGATTTCTCCCAGACCGAACAGACGGCGGAAACCTACAAGCCCAACCCCACGCCCCAGGAGGCGGCGGTGCGCAGCCTGCAAAGCCGGGAGAGTGTGGGGGCGGCCACGGGCCCGGCGGGAGTACCGGGGGCCTTGTCCAACCAGCCTCCGGGGGCGGCGAGTGCGCCCATCACCGGCCCGGCGGCCGCCGCGGGCCAGGCGCCGGGGGCGACGGTCCCCACCCAGAAGGAGCAGACCGTCAACTACGAAGTGGACCGCACCATCCGCCACACCAAATTGCCAGCGGGATCGGTCAAGCGGCTGTCCGCCGCAGTGGTGGTGAATTACCGGAAGACGACCACCCGCGACGGCAAGGTGAGCGTGACGCCAATGTCGGCAGCGGAGCTCACCCAGATCAACAACCTGGTCAAGGAGGCCATGGGCTTCAACGCCCAGCGGGGTGACTCGGTGAACGTGGTGAACGCGGCCTTCAACCTGCCGGTGCCGGAGAAGGTGGAAACCCCCTTCTACCAGAATCCCTGGGTGCAGAGTGCGGGCCTGGGGCTTTTGAAATTCCTCGCCATCGCCACCATCATCTGGGTGGTGGTGTTCGTCGTGCTGCGGCCCATCCTGCGCGAGCTCGCCCGCGTGCCGGCGCCGGTCCTGCCGCAGGAGGCACCGGCGGCAGGGGCCGCGCCCGAGGCAGCGGGCACCTATGAACAGAATCTGGCAGCGGCGCGGGAGCTGGCAAGGCAGAACCCCAGCGTGGTGGCCAACGTGGTCCGGGAGTGGGTGGGCAAGGAGGGATCGTGA
- the fliE gene encoding flagellar hook-basal body complex protein FliE: MDAKGIDQLLGQMRALQAAAGGQAPEPVAGAGDFAALLKASLEQVSRNQEEASKLAQAFQQGAPNVSLEDVMISLQKADVSFQTMVQVRNKLVEAYQQIMNLQV, encoded by the coding sequence ATGGATGCCAAGGGAATCGACCAGCTCCTCGGCCAGATGCGGGCGCTGCAGGCGGCGGCGGGGGGGCAAGCGCCGGAGCCGGTGGCGGGCGCGGGCGACTTCGCCGCCTTACTCAAGGCCTCCCTCGAACAGGTGAGCCGGAACCAGGAGGAAGCCTCCAAGCTCGCCCAGGCCTTTCAGCAGGGCGCGCCCAATGTGAGCCTCGAGGATGTGATGATTTCCCTGCAGAAGGCCGATGTCTCCTTCCAGACCATGGTCCAGGTGCGCAACAAGCTGGTGGAGGCCTACCAGCAGATCATGAACCTGCAGGTCTAG
- a CDS encoding flagellar hook-length control protein FliK → MSGPVASHITVVQAAAALPAAPPAAPTQGAMEADFPLLLARQLAADAAPVALGASPLSPRAEEGEKAEAEEGVMTGQGAVPAELPLPVAPLLPPAHAAADKAPARLEGDWVKAEASPLVAPDPAGLPAKLAAALSKLPPEGGEGALPTSLAGGDSASGLALVATKTPASPLEVPARAEGLPPSMAATAHAGGPVRPEMPAAAAVAAPVGSAQWGAEFAQKVVWLAREEQSLAQIQVTPPQLGPIEIRLSLNQDQASMTFVSPHAAVREAIEAALPRLREMFAESGLTLGNVDVAAQSFGGQRHGEDEAHRAAQSAPGLIPLGGALPPWRKGEGLVDVFA, encoded by the coding sequence ATGTCAGGCCCTGTGGCTTCCCATATCACCGTGGTTCAGGCGGCTGCCGCCTTGCCAGCCGCGCCGCCCGCCGCCCCGACGCAGGGGGCGATGGAGGCAGATTTCCCCCTTCTGCTTGCCCGCCAGCTTGCCGCCGATGCTGCCCCGGTGGCCCTGGGCGCAAGCCCTTTGTCCCCAAGGGCGGAGGAAGGGGAAAAGGCGGAAGCGGAGGAAGGGGTGATGACCGGCCAAGGGGCGGTGCCGGCGGAGTTGCCGCTGCCTGTTGCGCCCCTCCTGCCGCCCGCCCATGCCGCAGCCGACAAGGCGCCGGCGCGCCTCGAGGGGGATTGGGTGAAGGCGGAAGCTTCCCCGTTGGTCGCGCCCGATCCTGCCGGTCTGCCGGCAAAACTTGCCGCCGCCTTGTCCAAGCTGCCGCCGGAGGGGGGCGAGGGCGCCTTGCCCACGTCTTTGGCTGGGGGGGATTCGGCTTCCGGTTTGGCCCTCGTCGCGACGAAGACTCCGGCTTCCCCCCTCGAGGTCCCCGCGCGGGCGGAAGGGCTTCCCCCCTCCATGGCGGCGACAGCCCATGCCGGCGGGCCGGTGCGCCCTGAGATGCCGGCTGCTGCGGCCGTCGCGGCGCCGGTGGGCAGCGCCCAGTGGGGAGCCGAATTCGCCCAGAAGGTGGTGTGGCTTGCCCGCGAGGAGCAGTCCCTTGCCCAGATCCAGGTCACTCCACCGCAACTGGGGCCCATCGAGATTCGCCTGAGCCTCAATCAGGACCAGGCCAGCATGACCTTCGTCTCGCCCCATGCCGCCGTGCGGGAGGCCATCGAGGCGGCGCTGCCCCGCCTGCGGGAGATGTTCGCGGAAAGCGGCCTCACCCTAGGCAACGTGGATGTGGCTGCCCAGTCCTTCGGCGGCCAGCGCCACGGGGAGGACGAGGCGCACCGCGCCGCGCAGTCCGCCCCCGGCCTCATCCCGCTGGGGGGCGCCCTTCCTCCCTGGCGGAAAGGGGAAGGGCTGGTGGATGTCTTCGCCTGA
- the fliQ gene encoding flagellar biosynthesis protein FliQ, which translates to MTADTVIAIGQQALEVTILVGAPLLLAALVTGLLVSIFQAATSINEMTLSFIPKLLVMFVVMILAGPWMLQIMTDYMTRLFASIPEIIR; encoded by the coding sequence ATGACCGCAGATACCGTGATCGCGATTGGCCAGCAGGCACTGGAGGTCACCATCCTGGTGGGCGCGCCCCTGCTTCTTGCGGCGCTGGTCACCGGTCTTCTGGTGAGCATTTTCCAGGCCGCCACCTCCATAAACGAAATGACTTTGTCTTTTATCCCCAAACTCCTCGTCATGTTCGTCGTCATGATCCTCGCCGGGCCGTGGATGCTCCAGATCATGACCGACTACATGACGCGACTGTTTGCCAGCATCCCGGAAATCATCCGTTAA
- the fliJ gene encoding flagellar export protein FliJ, producing the protein MARRFPLESLHALAADRLEAATRRLAALKRQWQEAEDKLAQLRAYEQEYRSRLGQAVTGGMDMVRMRDYHAFLARLEVAIRHQLGEVERCRQAWEAGQRAWLEERRKLKTYEVLRERHLAGERRRENRLEQREQDEHARRRGGPGER; encoded by the coding sequence ATGGCCCGCCGCTTCCCCCTGGAATCCCTCCATGCCCTGGCGGCCGACCGCCTGGAGGCGGCCACCCGCAGGCTCGCGGCGCTCAAGCGCCAGTGGCAGGAGGCGGAAGACAAGCTCGCCCAACTGCGCGCCTATGAGCAGGAATACCGCAGCCGCCTGGGCCAGGCGGTGACCGGAGGCATGGACATGGTGCGTATGCGGGACTATCACGCTTTCCTCGCCAGGCTCGAGGTGGCCATCCGGCACCAGCTGGGGGAAGTGGAACGCTGCCGGCAGGCGTGGGAGGCCGGCCAGCGGGCCTGGCTCGAGGAGCGGCGTAAGCTCAAGACCTACGAAGTGCTCCGGGAACGCCACCTCGCGGGCGAACGGCGACGGGAAAACCGCCTGGAGCAGCGGGAACAGGACGAACACGCCCGGCGCCGGGGCGGCCCAGGGGAGCGATAA
- the fliN gene encoding flagellar motor switch protein FliN, with product MAEDEAKSEITADDWAAALAEQEKAAGGGDEWAAALAEQAQAEAAKPAQMPVFDNVGPAAQPAANNLDMILDIPVKLTVELGRTKISIRNLLQLAQGSVVELDGLAGEPMDVLVNGCLIAQGEVVVVNDKFGIRLTDIITPAERIRKLQR from the coding sequence ATGGCAGAAGACGAAGCGAAGAGCGAAATCACTGCGGACGACTGGGCCGCCGCCCTGGCCGAACAGGAAAAGGCAGCAGGCGGCGGGGATGAGTGGGCCGCGGCGCTCGCCGAACAGGCCCAGGCGGAGGCCGCCAAGCCGGCGCAGATGCCTGTGTTCGACAACGTCGGGCCTGCAGCCCAGCCGGCGGCCAACAACCTGGACATGATCCTGGACATCCCGGTGAAGCTCACCGTGGAGCTGGGACGCACCAAAATCTCCATCCGCAATCTGCTGCAGCTTGCCCAGGGCTCCGTGGTGGAGCTGGACGGGCTGGCCGGTGAGCCCATGGATGTGCTGGTCAACGGCTGCCTCATCGCCCAGGGCGAAGTGGTCGTGGTCAACGACAAATTCGGCATTCGTCTCACCGACATCATTACCCCCGCCGAGCGCATCCGCAAACTCCAGCGATGA
- the fliL gene encoding flagellar basal body-associated protein FliL, which translates to MAQAKNAPPPAEAGEAAPKKKSKLLLIIVIALVLAGAGGAAWWFLAGGKGGSHEGEHKQEVEKPPVFTRLDQFTVNLQRGADGEDHYLQAEVDLQVANEKVIEQVKLRMPQIRNATLLLLSSKTAEELAPVEGKQKLATELVTQINQILGVKDPKQGVLAVYFSAFVIQ; encoded by the coding sequence ATGGCCCAGGCGAAGAATGCTCCGCCGCCCGCAGAAGCCGGCGAGGCGGCACCAAAGAAAAAAAGCAAACTCCTCCTCATCATCGTCATCGCGCTGGTGCTCGCCGGCGCAGGCGGCGCCGCGTGGTGGTTCCTTGCCGGGGGCAAGGGGGGCAGCCATGAAGGGGAACACAAGCAGGAGGTGGAAAAGCCCCCGGTGTTCACCCGTCTCGACCAGTTCACCGTCAACCTGCAGCGGGGGGCGGACGGTGAGGATCACTATCTGCAGGCGGAGGTGGACTTGCAAGTGGCCAACGAAAAGGTCATCGAGCAGGTCAAACTGCGCATGCCGCAGATCCGCAATGCCACGCTGCTGCTTTTGTCCAGCAAGACCGCCGAAGAGCTCGCACCCGTGGAGGGCAAGCAGAAACTCGCCACGGAGCTGGTCACCCAGATCAACCAGATCCTCGGCGTGAAGGACCCGAAACAGGGGGTGCTGGCCGTGTATTTCAGTGCCTTCGTGATTCAGTGA
- the fliM gene encoding flagellar motor switch protein FliM → MAEEILSQDEVDALLKGVLGETEEEKPAEEEGGIRPYDIGKQERIVRGRMPTLEIINERFARNLRIGLYNFMRRSAEIAVSPVKVMKYSEFMRNLVVPTNLNLVRFKPLRGTGLFIFDPNLVFLVVDNLFGGDGRFHVRVEGRDFTPTEQRVIQRMLEMAMSEYRKCWEPVYPVEFEYVRSEMNPQFANVATPSEVVVVTTFNIELGEGGGDFHICTPYAMIEPIRDILSSTMQGERLEVDERWLRLMTRQIQEAEVELVANLGSASVTLRDILNLKVGDVLSLDVPEAVLAEVDGVPVLECQYGVHNGQYALKVKRIVSGTES, encoded by the coding sequence ATGGCCGAGGAAATCCTCTCCCAAGACGAAGTGGACGCCCTGCTCAAGGGCGTGCTCGGCGAAACCGAGGAGGAAAAGCCGGCCGAGGAAGAGGGCGGCATCCGCCCCTATGACATCGGCAAGCAGGAGCGCATCGTGCGTGGGCGCATGCCCACGCTGGAGATCATCAACGAGCGCTTCGCCCGCAACCTACGCATCGGGCTTTATAACTTCATGCGCCGCAGTGCCGAGATTGCGGTGAGCCCGGTCAAGGTCATGAAATACAGCGAATTCATGCGCAACCTGGTCGTGCCCACCAATCTCAACCTGGTGCGCTTCAAACCGCTGCGGGGTACGGGGCTGTTCATCTTCGATCCCAATCTGGTTTTCCTGGTGGTGGACAACCTCTTTGGCGGCGACGGCCGCTTCCACGTGCGGGTGGAGGGGCGGGATTTCACCCCCACCGAGCAACGCGTCATCCAGCGCATGCTGGAGATGGCGATGAGTGAGTACAGGAAATGCTGGGAGCCCGTCTATCCCGTGGAATTCGAATACGTGCGTTCGGAGATGAACCCCCAGTTCGCCAACGTGGCCACGCCCAGCGAGGTGGTGGTGGTGACCACCTTCAACATCGAACTGGGGGAGGGTGGGGGCGATTTCCACATCTGCACCCCCTATGCCATGATCGAACCCATTCGTGATATTCTGAGCAGCACCATGCAGGGGGAGCGGCTGGAGGTGGACGAGCGCTGGCTGCGCCTCATGACCCGGCAGATTCAGGAGGCGGAGGTGGAGCTGGTGGCCAATCTCGGTTCGGCTTCCGTCACCCTGCGGGACATCCTCAACCTCAAGGTGGGGGATGTGCTCTCCCTCGACGTGCCCGAAGCGGTGCTGGCCGAGGTGGATGGCGTTCCGGTGCTGGAATGCCAGTACGGGGTGCATAACGGCCAGTATGCGCTGAAGGTGAAACGCATCGTGAGCGGCACGGAAAGCTGA
- the fliO gene encoding flagellar biosynthetic protein FliO, giving the protein MIRCLGALGLALVATPLAAAEAPATAAAAVFPVLQMLIALAVVVAAILGTAWLLRRFGPTPLGAGGAMRVLGGVAVGPRERLLLVEIGETWLVVGVAPGRVSAVHAMPRPENAGEVEATTQTSPFAHRLKAMLAGRRD; this is encoded by the coding sequence ATGATCCGTTGTCTTGGCGCGCTCGGCCTGGCGCTCGTTGCCACCCCTTTGGCGGCGGCGGAGGCACCAGCCACAGCCGCGGCTGCCGTTTTCCCCGTTTTGCAGATGCTGATCGCCCTGGCCGTGGTGGTCGCCGCCATCCTGGGCACGGCCTGGCTTTTGCGCCGCTTCGGTCCCACCCCCTTGGGCGCCGGTGGGGCCATGCGGGTGCTGGGAGGCGTGGCGGTGGGACCGCGGGAGCGCCTGCTGCTGGTGGAGATTGGCGAAACCTGGCTGGTGGTGGGAGTGGCGCCGGGCCGCGTGAGTGCCGTGCATGCCATGCCGCGCCCGGAAAATGCGGGGGAAGTCGAAGCCACCACGCAGACCTCCCCTTTCGCTCACCGTCTGAAAGCGATGCTGGCCGGGCGCCGCGACTGA
- a CDS encoding flagellar assembly protein FliH, giving the protein MASKPIIPKEQLTAYQRWELASLEEKPAASPEVPAVRLPTAEEIERIHQQAWQEGYTAGLREGRAQGEHDARRMHALLVNFREALGRFEGEMAEEILALALEVARQMVRRTLSQEPERVLDVVREAIESLPELTEHPVLVLNPEDANLVRQMLAYEYQESVWRVIEDPHMARGGCRIETAEGELDATVETRWKRIVSALGSDADWHD; this is encoded by the coding sequence ATGGCTTCCAAACCCATCATCCCCAAGGAACAGCTCACCGCCTACCAGCGCTGGGAGCTCGCTTCCCTCGAGGAAAAGCCCGCCGCTTCCCCGGAAGTACCCGCGGTGCGCCTGCCCACCGCCGAGGAGATCGAACGCATCCACCAGCAGGCCTGGCAGGAGGGCTACACCGCGGGCCTGCGCGAGGGGCGGGCCCAGGGCGAGCACGACGCGCGCCGCATGCACGCGCTGCTGGTTAACTTCCGCGAGGCTTTGGGGCGCTTCGAGGGGGAAATGGCAGAGGAAATCCTGGCGCTCGCCCTGGAGGTGGCCCGCCAGATGGTGCGACGCACCTTGAGCCAGGAGCCGGAGCGGGTGCTGGACGTGGTGCGGGAGGCCATCGAAAGCCTGCCGGAACTCACCGAACATCCGGTGCTGGTGCTGAACCCCGAAGACGCCAACCTGGTGCGCCAGATGCTCGCTTACGAGTACCAGGAATCGGTATGGCGGGTGATCGAGGATCCCCACATGGCGCGCGGCGGTTGCCGCATCGAGACCGCCGAAGGGGAGCTCGACGCAACCGTGGAGACGCGCTGGAAACGCATCGTTTCCGCGCTGGGCAGCGATGCAGACTGGCACGACTGA